One window from the genome of Variovorax sp. PAMC26660 encodes:
- a CDS encoding DJ-1/PfpI family protein — protein MNFGIIVFPDVEELDFVGPWEMLTMWSKLAAGPANCLIVAQKREPVVCAKGLSINPHVSFADCPPLDYLLVPGGMGTRREVDNPEMVRFLAAQAPGCKALLSVCTGAFVLHAAGLLSGKTATTHWGSLDRLRALGDVKVVEQRFVQDGDVWTSAGVSAGTDLMLAFIAHTAGEEAAAKVQLQAEYYPADTIYGSTASHERAPAYLRRPAKRPGTP, from the coding sequence ATGAATTTCGGGATCATCGTATTTCCCGATGTCGAGGAACTCGACTTCGTCGGCCCCTGGGAAATGCTCACCATGTGGAGCAAGCTGGCGGCGGGGCCCGCCAACTGCCTGATCGTCGCCCAGAAGCGCGAGCCGGTGGTCTGCGCCAAGGGCTTGTCCATCAACCCGCACGTGTCTTTCGCCGACTGCCCGCCGCTCGATTACCTGCTGGTGCCGGGCGGCATGGGCACGCGCCGCGAAGTCGACAACCCCGAGATGGTGCGCTTTCTGGCCGCGCAAGCCCCCGGCTGCAAGGCGTTGCTGTCGGTCTGCACCGGTGCCTTCGTGCTGCATGCGGCCGGCCTGCTTTCGGGCAAGACCGCGACCACGCACTGGGGATCGCTCGATCGCCTGCGCGCGCTGGGCGACGTGAAGGTGGTCGAGCAGCGCTTCGTGCAGGATGGCGATGTCTGGACATCGGCCGGCGTGTCGGCGGGCACCGACCTGATGCTGGCCTTCATTGCCCACACCGCCGGCGAGGAAGCGGCCGCGAAGGTGCAGTTGCAGGCCGAGTACTACCCGGCGGACACGATCTACGGCAGCACGGCCAGCCATGAACGGGCGCCGGCCTACCTGCGGCGGCCCGCCAAGCGCCCCGGAACGCCATGA
- a CDS encoding dicarboxylate/amino acid:cation symporter — protein sequence MENTTSTPTKKLPLYRSLYVQVITAVVIGVLLGHFYPTVGEAMKPLGDGFIKLIKMIIAPIIFCTVVVGIAGMEDMKKVGKTGGLALLYFEVVSSIALLVGLVLVNVLKPGAGMNIDPTTLDTKALASYTGPGKMTGTVDFILNIIPNTLVDAFAKGEILQVLLIAVLFGFALHKFGGRGTLVFDVIEKGSHVLFGIVNYIMKLAPIGAFGAMAFTIGKYGVGSLFSLGKLMGTFYLTCLLFIFVVLGLIARFHGFSIWKFIKYIKEELLIVLGTSSSESVLPRMMEKMENLGANKTCVGLVIPTGYSFNLDGTSIYLTMAAVFIAQATNTPMTLVQEITLLAVLLLTSKGAAGVTGSGFIVLAATLSAVGHVPVAGLALILGIDRFMSEARALTNLIGNGVATIVVAKWTNELDENRLQAGLNNETWVEAQEPEVLEGARAGKMST from the coding sequence ATGGAAAACACAACAAGTACACCCACCAAAAAGCTCCCTCTGTACCGCTCCCTTTACGTGCAGGTGATCACCGCGGTGGTCATCGGCGTGCTGCTGGGCCACTTCTATCCCACGGTCGGGGAGGCCATGAAGCCGCTGGGCGACGGCTTCATCAAGCTCATCAAGATGATCATTGCGCCGATCATCTTCTGCACGGTCGTGGTCGGCATCGCCGGCATGGAAGACATGAAGAAGGTGGGCAAGACCGGGGGTCTTGCGCTGCTGTACTTCGAGGTCGTCAGCAGCATCGCGCTGCTGGTCGGGCTGGTGCTGGTCAATGTGCTCAAGCCCGGCGCGGGCATGAACATCGACCCGACCACGCTCGATACCAAGGCGCTGGCCTCGTACACCGGCCCCGGCAAGATGACGGGCACGGTCGACTTCATCCTGAACATCATTCCCAACACGCTGGTCGATGCCTTCGCCAAGGGCGAGATCCTGCAGGTGCTGTTGATCGCGGTGCTGTTCGGCTTTGCGCTGCACAAGTTCGGTGGCCGTGGCACGCTGGTGTTCGACGTGATCGAGAAGGGCTCGCACGTGCTCTTCGGCATCGTCAACTACATCATGAAGCTGGCGCCCATCGGTGCCTTCGGCGCGATGGCCTTCACCATCGGCAAGTACGGCGTGGGCAGCCTGTTCTCGCTGGGCAAGCTGATGGGCACGTTCTACCTGACCTGCCTGTTGTTCATCTTCGTGGTGCTGGGGCTCATTGCGCGCTTTCACGGCTTCAGCATCTGGAAGTTCATCAAGTACATCAAGGAAGAACTGCTGATCGTGCTGGGCACGTCGTCGAGCGAATCGGTGCTGCCGCGCATGATGGAAAAGATGGAGAACCTGGGCGCGAACAAGACCTGCGTGGGTCTGGTGATCCCGACGGGCTACTCGTTCAACCTCGACGGTACCTCGATCTATCTGACGATGGCGGCTGTGTTCATCGCGCAGGCCACCAACACGCCGATGACGCTGGTGCAGGAGATCACGCTGCTGGCCGTGTTGCTGCTGACCTCGAAGGGCGCGGCGGGCGTCACGGGCAGCGGCTTCATCGTGCTGGCCGCCACGCTGTCGGCGGTGGGGCATGTGCCGGTGGCGGGGCTGGCGCTCATCTTGGGCATCGACCGTTTCATGTCGGAGGCGCGCGCGCTGACCAACCTGATCGGCAACGGCGTGGCCACCATCGTGGTCGCCAAGTGGACCAACGAGCTGGACGAGAACCGGCTGCAGGCCGGGCTCAACAACGAGACCTGGGTCGAGGCGCAGGAGCCCGAGGTTCTTGAGGGGGCGCGCGCTGGGAAGATGTCTACCTAG
- the phbB gene encoding acetoacetyl-CoA reductase, translated as MSKKVAYVTGGMGGIGTAICQRLHKDGFTVIAGCGPTRDHAKWLAEQKAEGFEFHASVGNVGDWQSTVEAFSAAKAAHGAIDVLVNNAGITRDRMFLKMTPEDWSAVIETNLNSMFNVTKQVVGDMVEKGWGRIINISSVNGAKGQAGQTNYSAAKAGMHGFTMALAQELAAKGVTVNTVSPGYIGTDMVKAIRQEVLDKIVATIPVKRLGEPSEIASIIAWLATDEGGYSTGADFSVNGGLHMH; from the coding sequence ATGAGCAAGAAAGTTGCATATGTCACCGGAGGCATGGGTGGCATCGGAACAGCCATCTGCCAACGTCTGCACAAGGACGGATTCACCGTGATCGCCGGTTGCGGTCCTACGCGCGACCACGCCAAGTGGCTCGCCGAACAGAAAGCCGAAGGCTTCGAGTTCCACGCCTCCGTCGGCAATGTCGGCGACTGGCAATCCACCGTCGAAGCCTTTTCCGCCGCCAAGGCGGCCCACGGCGCCATCGACGTGCTGGTCAACAACGCCGGCATCACGCGCGACCGGATGTTCCTCAAGATGACGCCCGAGGACTGGAGCGCGGTGATCGAGACCAACCTCAACAGCATGTTCAACGTCACCAAGCAAGTGGTGGGCGACATGGTCGAGAAGGGCTGGGGCCGCATCATCAACATCAGCTCGGTCAACGGTGCCAAGGGCCAGGCGGGCCAGACCAACTACTCGGCGGCCAAGGCCGGCATGCACGGCTTCACGATGGCGCTGGCGCAGGAGCTGGCGGCCAAGGGCGTCACGGTCAACACCGTGAGCCCGGGCTACATCGGCACCGACATGGTCAAGGCCATCCGCCAGGAAGTGCTCGACAAGATCGTGGCCACCATTCCAGTGAAGCGACTGGGCGAGCCGAGCGAAATCGCCTCGATCATCGCGTGGCTGGCGACCGACGAAGGCGGCTACTCGACGGGGGCCGACTTCTCGGTCAACGGCGGCCTTCACATGCACTGA